The Lysinibacillus timonensis nucleotide sequence AGCTTTTACAACTTGTCCTGGTAACCATTTTCCTTCTGAATTAGAAATGACTACTTCAACACTTACTGTTCCTGTACCATCATTTGTTAATGGGTAAATTGTTCTTACTGTACCAACTTGAACATCGTCATATAAGGAAATATTTACTTTGTCTCCTACCTTCCATTCGTGTACTTCACTATCCGCAACTGGAAGTAAAACTTTCAATTCGTTTGTATTACCAATTGTAAGGATCGTTGTACCTGCACTTACAAAATTCCCTTTTGGTACTAATTTACTTAAAACGACACCTGATATTGGTGATTTTAATTTCGCTTTTTCTAATGTTAGTTCTGCTTGTGTTTTACCTATAAGAGCTTGATCATAAACAGATTGTGCTTGCACTTTTGATGCGTTTGCTTGACTAACACTTGATTTTGCCTGTGATTGATTTGCTTTTGCTGATGCTAGAGCAGCCTCTGCCTGTTTTATTTGTTCGTCTGTTGCACCCTCTGTAAGAAGAGAGTATGCAGCCTTTGCAGACTCATAGGCTGTTTGTGCATTTGATAATGATAATTGAACATTCTCATATTCTTGTTTTGAAATGAGTCCTGCATCATACAACGTTTTCATACGATCCGCATTTATTTTTGCATTTTCGTACGCTACTTCTGAATTATCCATCGTTAATTTTGCTCGTGTTTTCTCTTGTTCTCGTGCACCTTTTTTTACGGCTTCAAGACTCGCTTGTGCTGATTTAATCGATGCAGCCGAAGAAGACACTGTCGCATTTGCAGCTTCAATTGCAACATCTGAAGAGTTTAATGATGCAAGCGCTTGGTCAATTGAGCTGTCAGCTTGTTGTAATTGTAATTCATAATCTGCATCAGCTAAATTCCCTAATATATCTCCTTCTTCAACAACGTCCCCTACTTCAACATTTAAACTGTCAATAACCCCACCTAATTGAAAAGCCAGGTTTACTTCTTCACTTGGTAAAAGTGTTCCGGAGAGACTTGACAATGAATCTAGTGATTCTTGGGTAGCAGTTGTCACTTCAACATTTTTTACATCTTGCTGATCTTCTGATTCATCTCCCGTTGCATTTGATGAAGAACATGCTGAAATAATAAGGCTTAAAATAAGTAGAGTCGATAACAAAGACCAACGTTTTTTCACTTTATCCCTCTCCTAGTCCCGTTTTCTATTAAACTAGTGATTTCTAGTTTGAGCTTATTACGATAGAATCGGCAAAATAGCCAAAACGCGTTTATAGCAAACGATTACAACTAAATGTACCAATCAGTCATTTTGAACTCGATAGTTCACTACTCTAGAAGTATATTATCATACATATACAGAGTCAAATGGAGAAATTTGATTATTTTTAAAAATTTATTATCCGCTATGCTATTATTTATTCAAAAATTGTTCAAAATGAGATCTATTAACCTGAACAAATCGAGTAGGAAACTAGCCATTAATTGGCTAGTCGACCTCTCACACCACCGTACGTACGGTTCCGTATACGGCGGTTCAATAACTTAAGTATCGACGCTCATACAAATAATTAAGGTCCTTTATTCCCCATTTGATGAGCGTTTTTGTTCTAATAGCTTTATGTAGAGTTTCACTTCCTGAAATCCTCCAATAACCCTTACGGGTATTCGCTACTTTCCAGGCTTCATTGTGTTGGATACCTAATCTCCTAAGTTGATAGTACCTTGTCTTGACTTTCTTCCACCTTTTCCAAATAAGTTGCCTTAACCGATGGTTTAGCCACTTTCTCATATCTTGAATGAACATTTTCATCAAACCAATGCCATAGTAATTTATCCATCCAACCGTAACTTGATTAATTTCTTTAACGATATCCTCAAATTTACCAGTACGATTTCGTCTAGTTTTATATTTTAGTTTATCTCTGAATCTTTTCTTCGCGGAGTGGTGTGGTCTACATCCTGTACTTTTAGATGTACTGTGGATACAGAAACCTAAAAATTTTAGTTTGGTCGGAGACCCCACCTTACTTTTAGTTTTATTAACTGTCAGCAGCTGTTCCTTCTCCAAAAGCTTTGTATTGCTATCAAGTGCACGTTCACCAGGTCGTTTACTTTTATCGTGGATGCAAAAAGCAACCGCAAAGCGATCGAATTTATGTCCTCTTTCCTCCAGTTCTATATCTAACTGATTTAAATAAACATTACTAAGAATTGGTGAAAGTACACCGCCTTGAGGCGCACCGAATTCAGTTGGTTTGGTAAAGCCATTCTCTAATATTCCGCTTTTAAGAAATTTCCAAATTAGCTTTAATATAATTTTATCTTTAATGAATTCCTTGAGGTATTCCATTAGCTTTTGATGGTTAATGGTGTCAAAGTAACTTTTGAGATCACAATCCACTACCACTTTATAGCCTTGTTCATAGTATTTGATAGATTTCTTTATGGCTTGGTGTTGGTTTCTATTTGGTCGAAAACCAAAACTTGAATCGGAAAATTTCGGGTCTATTATTCCACCTATTACTTGATATATTGCTTGTTGGACCATACGGTCTCTAACACATGGAATGCCTAATTTTCGTTTTGTACCATCCGCCTTCGGGATTTCAACCCGTTTGACTGGAAGAGGCTTATATGAGCCATCTTTCAGTTTTCTCTTAAGATGGGGTAGGTATTTACTGACATGACCAAAAAGTTCATCTACTGTCATTCCATCTATTCCAGGCGCACCTTTGTTGGCTTTAACCTTCTTACATGCTCTGAAAAGATTATTACTATCAATTACTTTATCAATTAAATCGATACCATCTTGTTGACCTACTTCTTTAACGGCAGGACTACACACTCTTGCATACTCTTCAGTTTCCAACTTATCCCTTTGCAAACAGCCATCTTGCGATGTTTTCTGTGGTCTTTGCACTGCCATCACCTCCGTAATTCTTCAAGATTGCTATTGTTCAGTCCTTCATTTCAGAGAAACTACTATGACCTCTGCTGACTTCTTACAATTCAGCTTGCCATCACTGGTAAGCTTGTTCCTGTGAGATATTCCATCTCTCTTTGTCGGGAACCCTTGTAAGACCTCCCCGGGTAAGAGCTACAACCTTCCTCCCATGTAACTGCTATATTTACTGTATGGAACTCGTGCAGTATTGGACTTCGTTTTGTTTAGCAAACTCGTCCATTCCAATTCAGCCTTATATATAGTTTCTGTCCGTCAGTTCGGGATTTTGCCTCCGGCTTCCTTCAGATTCCACCTCACGGTGGACACCCTTGCCATCAGCTAACAGTTCCTACTGCCAAGCCTGTAGTGGACTTTCACCACCAAGTTGTAGCCCATGCCGGGCACACTAAAAAAAGAGAAAGCATTTAACCTCTGCTTTCCCTCATAACAAATCTCTTAAAATATTACATCCATATTACTTAATGATTTTACTAATCGCTTTAAACTCATCACCCTTAGCAATTTGTTGCATTTCAAAGAGCGCCATTTCTACTGTTGATAATTTCGCTCCAAGCTGTGCCATCTTTTGAAGACCGATTTGACTACTAAATGCAGTACGTGATGATACACAATCTGCTAATACTTCTACTTCATAGCCGTTTGAAAGTAGATGTGCAGCTGTTTGATAAACACATATATGAGTTTCGATGCCAGCAATTAGTACTTTTTTTCGACCAGTTGCCTCTAATCGCTCAACAAACTCCGGGGTATCATATGCACTAAATGTAATTTTCTCTATTGGTTGTTCGTTATCTAAATGTTGTGCTATTTCTTCCACAGTCGTTCCTAAACCCTTTGGATATTGTTCTAACCACAATATGGGTAAACCTAAGATTTTTGCCCCTTGAACGGCATTCACTATGTTTTGAATAACAAATTCACTTTGATCGACGATTCGAGCAAGTTTCCCTTGAATATCAATTAATACAAGTACTGTATCCTCTTTGTGTAACATCATTCATTTCCCCTTTATATTTAGATGTGATTATTTCCTCTTAATTATATAAGTCTATAATTTGAAAATCACCTATAAGTTAATATGTAGATTGATTACACCATTTTCGCCCTGTATAGTGAATAGAGGGAAAGGGTGAATTTCTTGTTAAAGTTAAGTTGGCTTATCAGTTTAGGTATTTCTCTAATTGGATTTATGATCATCGAACACTTTTTTACAATACAACCAGATGGGATATCAGGAAGTGGCAATTTAGGAGCCGTTGGGATTGCACTTGTCTTCCCCTTCTTGATACTTAGTTTATTTATAACATATCGTTATTTTTCTACAATTACACAACAGGCAAAACATCCATTCATTCGTTGCTTATTTTTACTTAGTGGTGTTGGTTTGTTTATCATTTTTACTTACTTTGCAAATGGTTATAAAAATGATGTTCTTTTCTCTTTAGGTGGACCAACATCAGATCCCAATTCGAAAATATATCAATATCCACTCTTAAACCAATATACGAATCGTATTTTCTTTAATTTTTATACATTTGGCATTGTACATTCAATAAGTGTAGTGATTGGTTGTTTCGTTGGTTTATTGAAACCAAAAAAAGAAGAGTTACCCGAGTAATCGAGTGACTCTTCCTTTCGTTTGGATCAAGTGTTGAAACACTTACTAAAATTACTTTCAATTTCGAAAAAATATACTCGGCAAATTCATGGTTAGTATTCACGAATTTCACCGTTTCTTGAAAGTCTAATTTATCTTACTTCTACACCAGTCTCAGCTAATGCTTTTAAAATTTTATTATGCGCATTTGTCACTTCTTCATCTGTTAAAGTACGTTCTGCATCGAAGTAAGTTAATGAGAAGGCAACAGATTTTTTATCTGCTTCCATTTTCTCGCCTTCATATACGTCGAATACTTGCACATCTTTTAATAACTTCGTTCCAGCATTACGAATAATATTTTCAATTTCCCCTGCTGGTTTTGAGCGATCTAATACTAATGCGATGTCGCGCGAAATTTCCGGGAAGCGTGGTACAGGTGTATAAACTAAAGCCTCTGTCGCTGTTTTTAGTATCGCATATAAGTTTAATTCGG carries:
- a CDS encoding efflux RND transporter periplasmic adaptor subunit, with product MKKRWSLLSTLLILSLIISACSSSNATGDESEDQQDVKNVEVTTATQESLDSLSSLSGTLLPSEEVNLAFQLGGVIDSLNVEVGDVVEEGDILGNLADADYELQLQQADSSIDQALASLNSSDVAIEAANATVSSSAASIKSAQASLEAVKKGAREQEKTRAKLTMDNSEVAYENAKINADRMKTLYDAGLISKQEYENVQLSLSNAQTAYESAKAAYSLLTEGATDEQIKQAEAALASAKANQSQAKSSVSQANASKVQAQSVYDQALIGKTQAELTLEKAKLKSPISGVVLSKLVPKGNFVSAGTTILTIGNTNELKVLLPVADSEVHEWKVGDKVNISLYDDVQVGTVRTIYPLTNDGTGTVSVEVVISNSEGKWLPGQVVKANHVSQDNVGILIPIEAVINNGIESYVFKVVDGIAVKTVVETGDMVNNKIHITSGLESGEQVVVRGAALILDGDPLNTSGGSEE
- the ltrA gene encoding group II intron reverse transcriptase/maturase; translated protein: MQRPQKTSQDGCLQRDKLETEEYARVCSPAVKEVGQQDGIDLIDKVIDSNNLFRACKKVKANKGAPGIDGMTVDELFGHVSKYLPHLKRKLKDGSYKPLPVKRVEIPKADGTKRKLGIPCVRDRMVQQAIYQVIGGIIDPKFSDSSFGFRPNRNQHQAIKKSIKYYEQGYKVVVDCDLKSYFDTINHQKLMEYLKEFIKDKIILKLIWKFLKSGILENGFTKPTEFGAPQGGVLSPILSNVYLNQLDIELEERGHKFDRFAVAFCIHDKSKRPGERALDSNTKLLEKEQLLTVNKTKSKVGSPTKLKFLGFCIHSTSKSTGCRPHHSAKKRFRDKLKYKTRRNRTGKFEDIVKEINQVTVGWINYYGIGLMKMFIQDMRKWLNHRLRQLIWKRWKKVKTRYYQLRRLGIQHNEAWKVANTRKGYWRISGSETLHKAIRTKTLIKWGIKDLNYLYERRYLSY
- a CDS encoding hydrolase, which translates into the protein MMLHKEDTVLVLIDIQGKLARIVDQSEFVIQNIVNAVQGAKILGLPILWLEQYPKGLGTTVEEIAQHLDNEQPIEKITFSAYDTPEFVERLEATGRKKVLIAGIETHICVYQTAAHLLSNGYEVEVLADCVSSRTAFSSQIGLQKMAQLGAKLSTVEMALFEMQQIAKGDEFKAISKIIK
- a CDS encoding nucleoside-diphosphate sugar epimerase, with the translated sequence MLKLSWLISLGISLIGFMIIEHFFTIQPDGISGSGNLGAVGIALVFPFLILSLFITYRYFSTITQQAKHPFIRCLFLLSGVGLFIIFTYFANGYKNDVLFSLGGPTSDPNSKIYQYPLLNQYTNRIFFNFYTFGIVHSISVVIGCFVGLLKPKKEELPE